The following are from one region of the Ornithorhynchus anatinus isolate Pmale09 chromosome X1, mOrnAna1.pri.v4, whole genome shotgun sequence genome:
- the LOC103168707 gene encoding voltage-dependent calcium channel beta subunit-associated regulatory protein — MSDDLTFWENTTDSPTTVPGEVGTQDGYVLLLVLLSIFIGGTLVLLSGILILCRRCWETDRRYSRASDDPEKTTATYLDDSQPAQDITIKVDDPDCLSSSSYRDVETERFLSTGSTGRRVSFNEAALFDQSKKAQEKGRRYTLTEGDFHHLKNARLTHLHLPPLKIVTIHECDPGENILAMKPQRIPPAPKPHLSIFQPQPSALPLEAPTGHAVCPSSALPGDTYNSTVDTGFVETASPSVSMESGEGPSGDAGSGAGDGGSGEEASPAPGQGTVLQFFTRLRRHASLEGTSPYFKIKRWTLKTNQRASSLDTRGSPKRHHFRRQRAASESMEQEDRAPAQVDSIQYIARTEHVAFQAPAGPFLAAPASPPPTLGRLEKAEAAAVAAGAPDGGPESPVERSGGRTERRRQERERERERRLEQQWLEREPERERPEPERPEREQQERRQQQAPPATTPTPTIYRDIWSLRASLELTAGSDQGGANNDRDSVRSGDSAGSAGGGPAGDGAGAGGPAGSSPPPDEPPARPKPEEGDAGARKLLQMDSGYASIEAPGRGGEEPPTASEKRFCFTRAGRTGTVFDSFEAAAGLAEEEEARAPEGPPAPPRRDYSIDEKTDALFHAFVRHDPRFDEAPARPKHRPRAHPRRQWQRTRQHSDPGLRHPAALERHRVPPRRGDSVGGQPEPRARRPLPRIVSSGDEELGDGAAAGGPDRSPPPALPGPGSEAEIPAIEEEEDGGGGEAARTAGPYGCPGSGHCRGPPGSPGAELLAKVAGGLEDRLFPCLTKPAESPEPTVLLAAAAPTSPDHSPV; from the exons ATGAGCGATGACTTAACTTTTTGGGAAAACACCACTGACAGCCCCACG ACGGTGCCCGGCGAGGTGGGCACGCAGGATGGGTACGTGCTGCTCCTGGTGCTGCTGTCCATCTTCATTGGGGGGACCCTGGTCCTGCTGTCGGGAATCCTGATCCTCTGCCGGCGCTGCTGGGAGACGGACCGCAGGTATTCCAG AGCCAGCGATGATCCGGAGAAGACCACCGCCACGTACCTGGATGACTCTCAGCCGGCTCAAG ATATCACCATCAAGGTGGACGATCCCGACTGCTTATCGTCCTCCAGCTACCGGGATGTGGAGACCGAGCGCTTCCTGTCCACCGGCTCCACTGGCCGGCGTGTCTCCTTCAATGAGGCCGCCCTCTTTGACCAGAGCAAGAAGgcgcaggagaaggggaggag GTATACGCTGACCGAGGGGGACTTCCATCACCTGAAGAATGCCCGGctcacccacctccacctgcccccGCTCAAGATCGTCACTATCCACGAATGCGACCCCGGGGAGAACATCCTCGCCATGAAACCCCAGCGGATCCCTCCTGCCCCCAAGCCCCACCTCTCCATCTTCCAG cctcagccCAGCGCCCTGCCGCTGGAGGCCCCCACCGGCCATGCCGTGTGCCCTAGCTCGGCCCTGCCCGGAGACACCTACAACTCCACCGTTGACACCGGCTTTGTGGAGACCGCCAGCCCGTCCGTCTCCATGGAGTCTGGGGAGGGCCCATCG GGCGATGCGGGCAGCGGGGCGGGCGATGGTGGCAGTGGGGAGGAGGCCTCCCCGGCACCCGGCCAGGGCACCGTGCTGCAGTTCTTCACCCGCCTGCGGCGCCATGCCAGCCTAGAGGGCACCAGCCCCTACTTCAAGATCAAGAGGTGGACGCTGAAGACCAACCAGCGGGCGTCGAGTCTGGACACCAGAG gatCCCCCAAGCGGCACCACTTCCGGCGGCAGCGGGCAGCCAGCGAGAGCATGGAGCAGGAAGACCGGGCCCCCGCCCAGGTGGATAGCATCCAGTACATCGCCCGCACGGAGCACGTGGCCTTTCAGGCCCCAGCAGGCCCCTTCCTGGCGGCCCCCGCCAGCCCCCCACCCACTCTCGGCAG GTTAGAGAAGGCGGAGGCGGCCGCGGTGGCAGCAGGAGCCCCCGACGGCGGCCCCGAGTCCCCGGTGGAGAGAAGCGGCGGTAGGACGGAGCGGCGGCGgcaggagcgggagcgggagcgggagcggcggcTGGAGCAGCAGTGGCTGGAGCGGGAGCCGGAGCGGGAGCGGCCGGAGCCGGAGCGGCCGGAGCGGGAGCAGCaggagcggcggcagcagcaggccCCCCCGGCGACGACGCCCACCCCCACCATCTACCGGGACATCTGGAGCCTGCGGGCCTCGCTGGAACTGACGGCCGGCTCGGACCAGGGCGGGGCCAACAACGACCGGGACTCGGTGCGCAGCGGCGACAGCGCGGGGtcggccggcggggggccggccggcgacggggcgggggcggggggtccggcgggctcctccccgcccccggacgagccgccggcccggcccaAGCCGGAGGAGGGCGACGCGGGGGCCCGCAAGCTGCTGCAGATGGACAGCGGCTACGCCTCCATCGAGGCTCCCgggaggggaggcgaggagcCCCCGACGGCCTCGGAGAAGCGATTCTGCTTCACCCGGGCCGGCCGCACGGGCACCGTGTTCGACAGCTTCGAGGCGGCGGCGGgcctggcggaggaggaggag GCCCGGGCGCCGGAGGGGCCCCCGGCGCCGCCGCGGCGGGACTACAGCATCGACGAGAAGACCGACGCCCTCTTCCACGCCTTCGTCCGCCACGACCCCCGCTTCGAcgaggccccggcccggcccaagcACCGGCCCCGGGCCCACCCGCGCCGCCAGTGGCAGAGGACCCGGCAGCACAGCGACCCCGGCCTGCGCCACCCCGCCGCCCTGGAGCGCCACCGGGTCCCCCCGCGCCGGGGCGACAGCGTCGGGGGCCAGCCGGAGccccgcgcccgccgccccctcccgcgcATCGTCAGCTCGGGCGACGAGGAGCTGGGCGACGGGGCGGCCGCCGGGGGTCCGGatcgctcccctcccccggccctccccggccccggctccgaagCCGAGATCCCGGCcatcgaggaggaggaagacgggggcgggggggaggcggccaGGACCGCGGGACCCTACGGCTGTCCGGGTTCGGGCCACTGCCGGggccccccgggctcccccgggGCCGAGCTGCTGGCCAAGGTGGCCGGGGGGCTGGAGGACAGACTCTTTCCCTGCTTGACGAAACCCGCCGAGAGCCCCGAGCCCACCGTCCTCCTCGCGGcggccgcccccacctccccagaccaCAGCCCTGTGTAG